DNA from Actinomycetota bacterium:
AGGCCACCGCCGTGGCGGAGCGCATCATATCCGACTTCGAGGAGAAAGTCCCCTCCTTCTACCGGGAGGAGGACCTCAAGCGCGGCTACTCCATCCTGGTGGACAGGCTGGGACGGGACAACTACATCCCCATCATGACCCTGAGCATCGGGGTGGCGAGCAACCAGAAGCGCAGGATCGCCACCCACTGGGAGGTGGGCGAGATCGCCAAGGAGACGCTGAGCTACGCCAAGTCCATCCCCGGGAGCACCTATTTCGTCGACCGCCGGACGAAGTGACCTTCTCCCGTCAAGGCACCCATCCTGTCCGATCGACCTCGCCCGTTTCGCCCTGCCGCAAGGAGTGACGCCCAACCCCGCGCCGCCTGCCCGGCTCACCTCGCGCACGGCCGCGTAGGGCCGTGGTTCGTTGTTAAGGAAGCGGTAGACGATGACGAAATCTCTATTAGTCGCGCGCGAAAGGGGCGCGACGGCCGCTCGCGGGAGGAGCCGGAGGTGAAGATGGCGGCGGAAGAGGAGGAAAAGTACCGCATCCTGCTCATCGAGGACGACCCGGCCATCTCCAACGTCGTGGAACTCAACCTGAGGCTGGACAACTACGAGGTCTTTCTCGCCTCCGATGGGGAGGAAGGACTGAAGATGGTCGATGAGACCGACCCCGACCTCATCATCCTGGACGTCATGATGCCCAAGATAGACGGATGGCAGGTGCTCATGAAGCTCAAGTCGGAGGACAGGACCAGGGACATCCCGGTGATCATGCTCACCGCCATCGACGACGAGCAGTCCAAGGTCATCGGGCTGCGGGGAGGCGCCGACGACTACGTGCCCAAGCCCTTCAGCCCCCTTGAGCTGGCCGCCAGAGTCAAGGTCATCCTGGACCGCGTGGGCAGGGCCCGCCGCGCCCCGTCACAGGGGAGCAGGGAGGCGCCGCGGCTGGACCAGATACCCGTGCAGAAGGGCGACGTGTGCTGGTTCACT
Protein-coding regions in this window:
- a CDS encoding response regulator produces the protein MKMAAEEEEKYRILLIEDDPAISNVVELNLRLDNYEVFLASDGEEGLKMVDETDPDLIILDVMMPKIDGWQVLMKLKSEDRTRDIPVIMLTAIDDEQSKVIGLRGGADDYVPKPFSPLELAARVKVILDRVGRARRAPSQGSREAPRLDQIPVQKGDVCWFTTW